The following coding sequences lie in one Pseudomonas sp. B33.4 genomic window:
- a CDS encoding phage holin family protein: MTNEQQALADMPIWLVILLAVVGGVSGEMWRADKEGARGWPLMRRLALRSGACMICGVSAIMLLYAAGMSIWAAGAFGCLTAMAGADVAIGLYERWAAKRIGVCEVPPRDQP, translated from the coding sequence ATGACAAACGAGCAACAAGCGTTGGCAGACATGCCGATCTGGCTGGTCATCCTCCTTGCCGTCGTCGGCGGGGTGTCCGGCGAAATGTGGCGCGCGGACAAGGAGGGCGCCCGTGGCTGGCCGCTTATGCGGCGTCTGGCCTTGCGCTCCGGCGCCTGCATGATCTGCGGCGTGTCGGCAATCATGCTGCTGTACGCCGCCGGCATGTCGATCTGGGCGGCCGGCGCGTTCGGTTGTCTCACCGCAATGGCCGGGGCCGATGTGGCCATCGGTCTGTACGAGCGCTGGGCCGCCAAGCGCATCGGCGTCTGCGAAGTCCCACCCCGCGACCAGCCTTAA
- a CDS encoding phage baseplate assembly protein V has translation MFDALLRMQLGPIIERLAEMEAEIDDLHRRAESFCRIGICQTVDAASNTCQVSHGGLLTPAIKFFNPSAGAQSESRIPTVGEQCLLFNYGSGESGAQSVALFGLNSDRFPPASTVPTLTRRVHQDGSESGYDDASHTLHWQNGPAAFSGSRESLELSIGPARLAMTPQLITLQLGAVGLNIDASGVHFSGPLVDHQGRVISP, from the coding sequence ATGTTCGACGCGTTATTGCGTATGCAACTGGGCCCGATCATCGAACGCCTGGCCGAAATGGAAGCGGAAATCGACGACCTGCACCGTCGCGCCGAAAGCTTCTGTCGCATCGGCATTTGCCAGACAGTCGATGCGGCGAGCAATACCTGCCAGGTCAGCCACGGTGGCTTACTGACGCCGGCGATCAAGTTTTTCAACCCCAGCGCCGGCGCACAGAGTGAGTCGCGGATTCCGACCGTGGGTGAGCAGTGTCTGCTGTTCAACTACGGCAGCGGCGAAAGTGGCGCACAGAGCGTGGCGTTGTTTGGTTTGAACAGCGACCGTTTTCCACCTGCCTCAACCGTGCCGACGCTGACCCGTCGGGTGCATCAGGACGGCAGCGAAAGCGGTTACGACGATGCCTCGCACACCCTGCACTGGCAGAACGGCCCGGCAGCATTCAGCGGCTCACGCGAATCGCTCGAACTGAGCATCGGCCCGGCACGACTGGCTATGACACCACAGTTGATCACCCTGCAACTAGGCGCCGTCGGCTTGAACATCGACGCCTCGGGCGTGCACTTCAGTGGCCCATTGGTCGATCACCAGGGCCGCGTCATCAGTCCCTGA
- a CDS encoding phage baseplate protein, whose amino-acid sequence MIGIDRDNGTTVDDWLQFVQRATRALTTPLGTRQKRPLYGSLIPTLLGQNLGDDVLLLAQSHAAQAFYNKQNGIDDFQPQVIVASRQGAGLLLRFAGTWKNRQQTFEVVT is encoded by the coding sequence ATGATCGGAATCGATAGAGACAACGGAACCACGGTCGACGACTGGCTGCAGTTTGTGCAGCGCGCGACCCGGGCCCTGACCACGCCGCTGGGCACCCGGCAAAAACGCCCGTTGTACGGATCGTTGATCCCCACGCTGCTGGGGCAAAACCTCGGTGACGACGTGCTGCTTCTGGCGCAGAGCCATGCCGCACAAGCGTTCTACAACAAGCAAAACGGCATCGACGATTTTCAACCACAAGTGATCGTTGCCAGCCGTCAGGGCGCCGGTCTGTTGTTGCGCTTCGCCGGCACCTGGAAAAACCGTCAACAAACCTTCGAGGTCGTGACATGA
- a CDS encoding baseplate J/gp47 family protein, which translates to MSMLIPGQNQLAEPALITVEAFEDLLAEFKTFVIEYVGVRSPDSAAKLKTSLDNESELLTLALEAFCVRLQTHERKYNARIKQMLAWWATGSNLDARLADMGLERQLLDPGDPAAFPPVPAIYESDDDARLRYYLAPHAPAAGSRMQYRREVFTLGERPTVQVESTEAGVVNVTYTFNLDGLAAQVKDGNARRTAPGEVQVTVLSRDGDGTPSASLLDGVRQHFARPDVRPETDLVTVKAADIQRYKIRVVAKINSGPDSGLTKVAAQQQLQAYADSCHRLEGRVDPSWIDYTLHGAGAVQLQILEPLVPIVTTAFQAPYCTAVEVEVLTL; encoded by the coding sequence ATGAGCATGTTGATCCCCGGCCAGAACCAACTGGCCGAACCCGCGCTGATCACCGTTGAAGCCTTTGAAGACTTGCTCGCCGAGTTCAAGACTTTCGTCATCGAATACGTCGGTGTGCGTTCGCCGGACAGTGCCGCAAAACTCAAGACCAGCCTCGACAACGAAAGCGAGCTGCTGACTCTGGCACTGGAAGCTTTCTGCGTGCGGCTGCAAACCCACGAACGCAAATACAACGCCCGTATCAAACAGATGCTGGCGTGGTGGGCGACGGGGAGCAACCTCGATGCGCGGCTGGCGGACATGGGCCTGGAGCGGCAGTTGCTCGATCCGGGCGATCCGGCGGCATTCCCGCCGGTGCCGGCGATTTATGAAAGCGACGACGACGCTCGCTTGCGTTATTACCTGGCGCCGCATGCGCCGGCAGCAGGTTCGCGGATGCAGTATCGCCGCGAAGTTTTCACCCTCGGCGAGCGTCCGACAGTGCAGGTCGAATCCACCGAGGCAGGTGTGGTGAATGTCACTTACACCTTCAACCTGGACGGTCTCGCCGCGCAGGTCAAGGATGGCAATGCTCGGCGCACCGCGCCGGGCGAAGTGCAGGTCACTGTGCTGTCCCGCGACGGCGATGGCACGCCTTCCGCGTCATTGCTTGACGGCGTTCGTCAGCACTTCGCTCGGCCGGATGTGCGACCTGAAACCGACCTCGTCACCGTCAAGGCTGCTGACATTCAGCGCTACAAGATTCGCGTCGTCGCCAAGATCAATTCAGGCCCGGATTCGGGCCTGACCAAAGTCGCCGCACAGCAACAATTGCAGGCCTACGCTGACAGTTGCCATCGTCTTGAAGGCCGCGTTGATCCAAGCTGGATCGACTACACGCTGCACGGCGCCGGCGCTGTGCAATTGCAGATTCTCGAACCGCTGGTGCCGATCGTGACGACAGCGTTTCAAGCGCCGTACTGCACCGCAGTCGAAGTTGAGGTGCTGACGCTATGA
- a CDS encoding phage tail protein I, translating into MSEQTQRPTLLPANSSALERGLDLGFGALLDRVAPPFPELMNPAETPADFLPYLAADRGVAEWSTDAPQAEKRLTVELAWPTARQAGTRKALENAAKGLQLRPEIRAWYEQTPAGEPYSFSVRAFSEQPYSEEIDARLDRRLADAKSERDVLTVSVGLSAFGNHVIAAATFCGELTTVYPVFIEGLETSGEAFMAAGMYTVETSTIYPQGA; encoded by the coding sequence ATGAGTGAGCAAACTCAGCGGCCGACGCTGCTGCCGGCCAACAGTTCAGCACTCGAACGAGGCCTGGATCTGGGCTTTGGTGCCTTGCTTGATCGCGTTGCACCGCCGTTTCCCGAGCTGATGAATCCTGCAGAAACACCCGCCGATTTTCTGCCGTATCTGGCGGCGGATCGCGGTGTTGCTGAATGGAGCACCGATGCGCCGCAAGCTGAAAAGCGCCTGACCGTCGAACTCGCCTGGCCCACCGCGCGTCAGGCCGGTACTCGCAAGGCGCTGGAAAACGCCGCCAAGGGTTTGCAATTAAGACCCGAGATCCGCGCCTGGTACGAACAGACACCAGCGGGCGAGCCCTACAGCTTCTCCGTCCGCGCTTTCAGCGAGCAACCCTACAGCGAAGAAATCGACGCCCGTCTCGACCGACGCCTGGCTGATGCCAAGAGCGAACGCGATGTGCTGACGGTCTCCGTTGGCTTGAGCGCTTTCGGCAATCACGTCATCGCCGCCGCGACGTTCTGCGGCGAACTGACCACGGTTTATCCGGTGTTCATCGAAGGCCTTGAAACCTCGGGAGAGGCGTTCATGGCCGCCGGCATGTACACCGTCGAAACATCCACTATTTATCCTCAGGGGGCCTGA
- a CDS encoding phage tail protein, whose amino-acid sequence MADYYTLLTNAGIAYETACKAAGTPIKLAQISVGDGGGSVYNPAATATALKREVWRGPLNALFQDEKNPSWLLAEVTIPPDVGGWYVREAGLWTDTGVLYAIVKYPESFKPVLAMSGSGKEFYIRSIFETSNAPLVTLLIDDTVVKATRAWVMSYLAEELGKLDGKQSVRVAATGNVVLNGAQQIDGVAVIAGDRALLPSQTLAKDNGLWIVANGDWVRATDANSSAKVTPGLTVMVEEGTTNGDSLWHLTTNAPVILGSTALTFKMLAGRTGIAAGTYKSLTVDEYGRATAGANPATLAGFGITDALGINATAVAARKLETARSIAISGAASGSTSFDGSANANISLALADSGVSAGTYTKIAVNAKGLATSGGNLIASDVPALDWSKISSGKPNTLAGYGIVDSYTQGQTNSVVSTAFANFSATTLQSPAFINGFTDTNSSRYWRANGNVYVSIDAARWISNGVTALVMFTLPPGFRPLCRMCGTGDWGTTGQLGFGWLSWRVETTGEVVLDYSIGSTAGVAGYMCQFSFCVQAA is encoded by the coding sequence ATGGCTGACTATTACACCCTGCTCACCAACGCAGGGATTGCCTACGAAACGGCGTGCAAGGCCGCGGGCACGCCGATCAAGTTGGCGCAGATTTCCGTCGGTGACGGCGGCGGCTCGGTCTACAACCCGGCCGCGACCGCCACTGCGCTGAAACGCGAAGTCTGGCGCGGGCCGCTCAATGCGCTGTTCCAGGACGAGAAGAACCCGAGCTGGCTGCTCGCCGAAGTGACCATTCCGCCGGATGTTGGCGGTTGGTATGTGCGGGAAGCGGGGTTGTGGACTGATACTGGCGTTCTCTATGCCATCGTCAAATATCCGGAGTCGTTCAAACCGGTTCTGGCGATGTCGGGTTCGGGCAAAGAGTTCTACATTCGCTCGATTTTCGAGACCAGTAATGCGCCGCTAGTGACGTTGTTGATTGATGACACCGTGGTCAAAGCCACGCGTGCCTGGGTCATGAGTTATCTCGCCGAAGAACTCGGCAAGCTGGATGGCAAGCAGTCGGTGCGTGTTGCCGCGACGGGCAATGTTGTGTTGAACGGTGCGCAGCAGATTGACGGTGTCGCAGTGATTGCGGGCGACCGCGCGCTGTTGCCGAGTCAGACGCTGGCCAAGGACAACGGCCTGTGGATCGTCGCCAATGGCGACTGGGTGCGGGCGACCGATGCCAACAGCAGCGCCAAAGTCACGCCGGGCCTGACGGTGATGGTGGAGGAGGGAACAACGAACGGTGATTCTCTGTGGCACCTGACCACCAATGCGCCGGTCATCCTGGGCAGCACCGCGCTGACGTTCAAGATGCTCGCCGGTCGCACCGGGATTGCTGCCGGGACTTACAAGAGTCTGACGGTCGATGAGTATGGTCGAGCGACGGCTGGGGCCAACCCCGCGACCCTGGCCGGCTTCGGGATCACTGACGCCCTTGGCATCAACGCAACGGCGGTAGCGGCTCGCAAGCTTGAAACGGCGCGCAGTATTGCCATTTCCGGCGCGGCTAGCGGTAGCACTTCGTTTGACGGCTCGGCAAACGCAAACATTTCACTGGCGCTGGCCGACTCGGGCGTTTCTGCCGGTACTTACACAAAAATTGCCGTCAATGCCAAAGGGTTGGCTACCAGCGGCGGGAACCTGATTGCATCGGATGTCCCCGCTCTGGACTGGAGCAAGATCAGCTCAGGAAAACCCAATACGTTGGCGGGCTATGGAATTGTCGATAGCTATACCCAAGGCCAGACCAACAGCGTTGTCAGCACTGCTTTCGCCAACTTTTCTGCCACAACCCTCCAGAGTCCTGCATTTATCAACGGCTTCACCGACACCAACTCCTCCCGATACTGGAGAGCCAACGGCAATGTCTATGTGAGCATCGACGCCGCACGCTGGATTAGTAACGGAGTCACTGCGTTGGTCATGTTCACACTTCCACCAGGCTTTCGGCCTCTGTGCAGAATGTGCGGGACGGGTGATTGGGGAACGACTGGTCAGCTTGGGTTCGGATGGCTGTCGTGGCGTGTGGAAACCACGGGCGAGGTTGTCCTGGATTACTCGATTGGATCGACGGCGGGCGTGGCGGGTTACATGTGCCAGTTCAGTTTCTGCGTTCAAGCGGCTTAA
- a CDS encoding phage tail protein, translating to MIFVIDQTGLFLYATDAPAGAENWTAVQLPQPCWNPRFKGERISDTGEWKGQWEHDGEPAPTVADLCARIDNSADQARRMVAVDPLRAVEYERTAAEAQAFKDAGYPADAVPRTVAAWAIAGRTPQESADGILIEAARYAEALYLIRERRLEAKELIKARIAVDAIDEARQIADEAIKAFQATVTGIDRVQG from the coding sequence ATGATTTTTGTCATTGATCAAACCGGGCTATTTCTCTACGCCACCGATGCCCCGGCCGGGGCCGAAAACTGGACGGCTGTCCAATTGCCTCAACCTTGCTGGAATCCGCGATTCAAAGGTGAGCGAATCAGTGATACCGGCGAATGGAAAGGCCAATGGGAGCATGACGGCGAGCCTGCGCCTACCGTTGCTGACCTGTGCGCGAGAATTGATAACTCCGCCGACCAGGCTCGGCGGATGGTTGCAGTCGATCCACTCCGGGCGGTCGAATACGAACGAACGGCCGCCGAAGCACAAGCATTCAAAGACGCCGGTTATCCCGCAGATGCGGTACCGCGCACTGTGGCTGCCTGGGCAATCGCAGGCCGTACGCCTCAAGAATCTGCCGACGGCATCCTGATCGAAGCCGCCCGCTACGCAGAGGCTCTATACCTGATTCGGGAAAGGCGCCTGGAGGCGAAGGAACTGATTAAGGCCAGGATTGCAGTTGATGCAATCGATGAAGCCAGACAGATCGCCGACGAAGCAATCAAGGCTTTCCAAGCGACGGTGACTGGCATTGATCGTGTGCAGGGTTGA
- a CDS encoding tail protein, translating to MAEVLNFEHNGITVNATESPEAMGGLGDNVIGLVGTAPKADPLIPRNAPFRINSFTTHALLDPTGSEEGTLYHAVYQILKVVKVPVYVVIVEAGATPADTVNNVIGGVDPLTGRKLGLAALGSVPEDLTIIGAPGFTGTKAVAGEFASFGKRIKARVVLDGKDASVADQVLYSQELGGADLGFDRCLVVHNMPAVYSKAAKKNVFLSPSSLAIAALAKVKQWESPGNQVTYAEDVSRVVEYNILDTSTEGDLLNRYGVSYYARTVLGGFSLLGNRSITGKFISYVGLEDAISRKLVKAGQKAMAKNLTKSFMDQEVKRINDWLQTLVADETIPGGSVYLHPELNSVEKYKNGTWYVVIDYGRYAPNEHMVYQLNARDEIIEQFLEDVL from the coding sequence ATGGCTGAGGTTCTGAACTTCGAGCACAACGGCATTACCGTCAATGCCACCGAATCCCCCGAGGCCATGGGTGGCCTGGGTGACAACGTTATCGGTCTGGTCGGCACTGCGCCGAAAGCCGATCCGCTGATTCCGCGTAACGCGCCGTTTCGCATCAACAGCTTCACCACCCACGCGCTGCTCGATCCGACCGGTTCGGAAGAGGGTACCCTGTACCACGCGGTTTACCAGATCCTCAAAGTGGTCAAGGTGCCGGTCTACGTAGTGATCGTCGAAGCGGGCGCGACCCCGGCCGACACCGTCAACAACGTGATCGGTGGTGTTGATCCGCTGACTGGCCGCAAGCTCGGTCTGGCTGCGCTGGGCAGTGTCCCGGAAGACCTGACCATCATTGGTGCGCCGGGCTTCACCGGCACCAAAGCGGTGGCCGGCGAGTTCGCCTCGTTCGGCAAGCGCATCAAGGCCCGTGTGGTGCTGGACGGCAAGGACGCTTCGGTCGCCGATCAAGTCCTGTACAGCCAGGAACTCGGCGGCGCCGATCTCGGTTTCGACCGTTGCCTGGTGGTGCACAACATGCCTGCCGTGTATTCGAAAGCGGCGAAGAAAAACGTGTTCCTGTCGCCGTCGAGTCTGGCGATTGCCGCGCTGGCCAAGGTCAAGCAGTGGGAGAGCCCGGGCAACCAGGTGACCTACGCCGAAGACGTTTCGCGGGTCGTTGAATACAACATCCTCGACACTTCCACCGAAGGCGATCTGCTCAACCGCTACGGTGTCAGCTACTACGCCCGTACCGTGCTTGGCGGCTTCTCGCTGCTGGGTAACCGCTCGATCACCGGCAAATTCATCAGCTACGTCGGCCTCGAAGATGCGATCAGCCGCAAGCTGGTCAAGGCCGGCCAGAAAGCCATGGCCAAAAACCTCACCAAGTCCTTCATGGATCAAGAGGTCAAGCGCATCAACGACTGGCTGCAAACCCTGGTCGCCGACGAAACCATTCCTGGCGGCAGCGTGTATCTGCACCCGGAACTCAACAGCGTCGAGAAGTACAAGAACGGCACCTGGTACGTGGTCATCGACTATGGCCGCTACGCGCCGAACGAACACATGGTTTATCAACTCAACGCCCGCGATGAAATCATCGAGCAGTTCCTGGAGGACGTTCTCTAA
- a CDS encoding phage major tail tube protein gives MFTNRVRQAIAATLQGLPLSATVEEFTPPKIEFDVEEMRGGRFIVEEMAKGGKALNAKLTLQGLGAEVMLALGVKLGDDILLNVREAGQDQDGNTWFTYHTVGGKLKSLEETAVKMGEKPKTNLELSCRTYNRLENGVPVIDIDVRTQKFVLNGVDILGDARRAVLMP, from the coding sequence ATGTTTACCAACCGCGTAAGACAGGCCATCGCGGCCACCCTGCAAGGCCTGCCGTTGTCGGCGACCGTTGAAGAATTCACCCCGCCGAAGATCGAGTTCGACGTAGAAGAAATGCGTGGCGGCCGCTTCATCGTCGAAGAAATGGCCAAGGGCGGCAAAGCGCTGAACGCCAAGCTGACCCTGCAAGGCCTCGGCGCCGAAGTCATGCTCGCACTGGGTGTGAAGCTGGGCGACGACATCCTGCTGAACGTGCGTGAAGCCGGTCAGGATCAGGATGGCAACACCTGGTTCACCTACCACACCGTCGGCGGCAAGCTGAAGTCCCTCGAAGAAACCGCCGTGAAAATGGGTGAAAAACCCAAGACTAATCTTGAGCTGTCCTGCCGCACCTACAACCGCCTGGAAAACGGCGTGCCGGTGATCGACATCGACGTGCGCACCCAGAAGTTCGTGCTCAACGGCGTCGACATCCTCGGTGATGCGCGGCGTGCGGTGCTGATGCCGTAA
- a CDS encoding phage tail assembly protein: protein MSWMPPQHDLLSPITGDDGSQIETIQLKPLFYAAQKEALERAGDDEDDQFFELALLATGLSVKELDQLKRPDYVSIAQYVHEMSTRPASYFLEQVEDAEKSADPDEVQLLQPLAVTGRTVTSLSLEMPVLRATKVMKKLKTAKERAEFITAHCTGLMIPDLALMTVPDWTQLQVRIDDFLNQPAAYFRNATSK from the coding sequence ATGTCGTGGATGCCACCCCAGCATGACCTGTTGTCGCCCATCACCGGCGACGACGGTTCGCAGATCGAAACGATCCAGCTCAAGCCACTGTTCTACGCCGCGCAAAAAGAAGCGCTGGAACGCGCCGGCGATGACGAAGACGATCAGTTCTTCGAACTGGCACTGCTCGCCACCGGCCTGTCGGTCAAGGAACTCGACCAGCTCAAGCGCCCGGACTACGTGAGCATCGCCCAGTACGTGCACGAGATGTCGACCCGCCCGGCGTCGTACTTTCTGGAGCAGGTCGAAGACGCGGAAAAATCCGCAGATCCCGACGAAGTGCAACTGCTGCAACCGCTCGCCGTGACTGGCCGCACCGTGACCTCGCTGAGCCTGGAAATGCCTGTGCTGCGCGCCACCAAAGTGATGAAGAAACTGAAAACGGCCAAGGAACGCGCCGAGTTCATCACTGCCCATTGCACCGGCCTGATGATCCCCGATCTGGCCCTGATGACAGTCCCGGACTGGACGCAATTGCAGGTGCGCATCGACGATTTTTTAAACCAGCCGGCGGCCTACTTTCGGAACGCGACATCGAAGTAA
- a CDS encoding phage tail tape measure protein → MAESKYAPINAGESGVAAAGNISLNMAAVSSGTGAIGREQISSLSQALITASIKIGSLTAAIDSLRLALSSLRSISLNNNAKSESTREPTTPGEASERAKVPESLKPAIDLYTAAAELGIAAQLPPKQTNEMALSSLIIATKPLVAAGGTSGQELLKAATLAADAGVGNELTNAADKPFELLNFAGDAAIVASAFKVPAEEVAEMMAVWRTSMKLTRDQAFDLADATNQLGKIPGGAKPADIGAVLKQSGDAAIAVGMQPEQAAALSAALLNSGTKKDDAGDALKRIAHALDRGDNASATERGAWKQLGLDPAAVTAAMHDPDKQSAQGAVLSVLAALNAQPAEQRAQLAQTLFADGGNAVQLLSQNLGDVNQAFSQVKDKDQYATSKVGDQSSVRQSALALSNTPQGQWNAQNARSDRLTIASANAVAPSPEALSVAGASLDRMSEFAEAHPTTAAVIITVGTALKKIFDVLLDTAVEEGKERLGKRIPGGAPGNPPDLSSTGDSAVQLPTDAPVVEIASLAPATAREMDIGEPSPLLNTPRLGPPSVAMETIAQVAPASDKVAGAALSDRLVFFAPDTLSAPGQVSKDLASAQAANQHVTYAPSVQVYCSDPGSSENIGLLVTQHLRSQFDSQFTPLMTSNPLATRRDAALTDGVA, encoded by the coding sequence ATGGCAGAGAGTAAATATGCACCGATAAATGCCGGTGAAAGCGGCGTTGCGGCGGCCGGCAATATCAGTTTGAACATGGCAGCAGTGAGCTCCGGTACAGGAGCGATCGGCCGCGAGCAGATTTCCAGCCTGAGTCAGGCGCTCATCACTGCGAGTATCAAGATCGGCTCGCTGACGGCCGCGATCGACTCATTGAGGCTGGCGTTGTCCAGCCTGCGTTCGATTTCGCTGAACAACAATGCGAAGAGCGAGTCGACCCGCGAACCTACTACGCCGGGTGAGGCCAGTGAGCGGGCCAAGGTGCCTGAGAGTCTCAAGCCAGCGATTGACTTGTACACGGCTGCTGCCGAGTTGGGCATCGCCGCGCAACTGCCGCCAAAGCAGACCAACGAAATGGCGCTGTCGAGCCTGATCATAGCCACTAAGCCATTGGTGGCCGCGGGCGGCACCAGCGGTCAAGAGTTGCTCAAGGCCGCTACGCTGGCAGCTGACGCAGGGGTTGGCAATGAGCTGACGAATGCGGCGGACAAACCCTTTGAATTGCTCAACTTTGCTGGCGACGCTGCAATCGTTGCATCAGCCTTCAAAGTCCCGGCTGAGGAAGTCGCCGAAATGATGGCGGTGTGGCGCACTTCGATGAAGCTCACTCGCGACCAGGCGTTTGACCTTGCGGATGCGACAAACCAGCTCGGCAAAATACCGGGTGGTGCCAAACCGGCAGACATCGGTGCCGTTCTCAAACAGTCGGGTGATGCGGCCATTGCGGTAGGCATGCAACCCGAGCAAGCCGCCGCGCTGTCCGCAGCCTTGCTCAACAGCGGGACGAAAAAAGACGATGCCGGCGACGCGTTGAAGCGCATTGCCCACGCGCTGGACAGGGGGGACAACGCGTCCGCCACCGAGCGTGGCGCCTGGAAGCAACTGGGGCTGGATCCCGCGGCCGTGACCGCGGCGATGCATGACCCGGACAAGCAAAGTGCACAGGGAGCGGTACTGTCGGTGCTGGCTGCGCTGAACGCCCAACCGGCCGAGCAACGCGCCCAGTTGGCGCAGACACTCTTTGCCGATGGCGGTAATGCGGTGCAGTTGCTGTCGCAGAACCTTGGCGACGTCAATCAGGCCTTCTCGCAAGTGAAGGACAAAGACCAATACGCGACGTCGAAGGTCGGTGATCAGAGTTCGGTGCGCCAGTCTGCACTGGCGCTCTCCAATACCCCGCAAGGACAGTGGAACGCTCAGAATGCGCGAAGCGATCGGTTGACCATCGCCAGCGCCAATGCCGTGGCGCCTTCTCCAGAGGCGCTAAGTGTTGCCGGTGCCAGCCTCGACAGGATGAGTGAATTCGCCGAGGCCCATCCGACGACGGCTGCGGTGATCATCACTGTCGGCACAGCCTTGAAAAAGATATTCGATGTGCTGTTGGACACCGCTGTCGAGGAGGGGAAAGAGCGGCTGGGCAAACGGATACCCGGTGGCGCGCCGGGCAATCCTCCCGATCTTTCATCTACCGGCGATTCTGCAGTGCAGCTTCCAACGGATGCGCCGGTCGTGGAGATCGCCAGTCTGGCGCCCGCGACTGCCAGGGAAATGGACATCGGCGAACCCTCCCCCTTGCTCAATACGCCGCGCCTGGGGCCTCCGAGCGTTGCCATGGAAACGATTGCCCAGGTTGCTCCAGCTTCGGACAAAGTTGCGGGAGCTGCATTGAGTGATCGGCTCGTGTTCTTCGCTCCCGACACCCTCTCCGCGCCCGGCCAGGTCAGCAAGGATCTGGCGAGCGCCCAGGCCGCCAACCAGCATGTCACTTACGCACCTTCGGTTCAGGTGTACTGCAGTGATCCGGGTAGTTCGGAAAACATCGGATTGCTGGTGACACAGCACCTGCGAAGCCAGTTCGACAGCCAATTCACACCGCTGATGACCAGCAACCCCCTCGCCACCCGCCGTGACGCAGCCTTGACCGATGGAGTCGCCTGA
- a CDS encoding phage tail protein, producing MKQQMALGSFIFGLSRQFAYHQLLRKSDGGWTEIQILTSKPKSSQTGQKSETLTITGKSMYAVAMDRLDELRALQALRIPLPLIDGIGRNWGLWRINNVQETQTQIIDDGTAMVVDWVIELAEFNNA from the coding sequence ATGAAACAACAAATGGCACTGGGCAGTTTCATCTTCGGCCTCTCGCGTCAATTTGCGTACCACCAGTTGTTGCGCAAGTCCGATGGCGGCTGGACCGAAATACAGATCCTCACCAGCAAACCGAAATCCAGCCAGACCGGCCAGAAGTCGGAAACCCTGACCATCACCGGCAAATCGATGTACGCCGTGGCCATGGATCGGCTCGATGAATTGCGCGCCTTGCAGGCCCTGCGAATACCGCTGCCATTGATTGACGGCATAGGCCGCAACTGGGGTTTGTGGCGGATCAACAACGTTCAGGAAACCCAGACCCAGATCATCGATGACGGCACGGCGATGGTCGTCGATTGGGTCATCGAGTTGGCGGAGTTCAATAATGCGTAA
- a CDS encoding tail protein X, translating to MRKVRSVAGDSVNLLLYRETGRSDDAAEEALWKLNPTLAEHGPVLPAGIWVVLPELDSKPAAIKALTAWD from the coding sequence ATGCGTAAGGTCCGAAGCGTGGCCGGTGATTCGGTGAATCTGCTGCTCTACCGCGAAACCGGGCGCAGCGACGATGCCGCTGAAGAAGCCCTGTGGAAACTCAACCCGACCCTGGCTGAACACGGCCCGGTTCTGCCCGCTGGCATCTGGGTCGTGCTGCCTGAACTCGACAGCAAACCCGCCGCAATCAAAGCGCTCACGGCTTGGGATTAA